atattgaaacatctttaaatcaagatatatttacttgagatgcaaaactATGATATgaggtcttgttttctgaaaaactgaacaaaattgcAAAAGGTTGCTGTTTAAAAACAAGAACAATCTGATCTGTTGATTGGGTGTGGAAACTTGTTTTCCTTTGAATTAAGTTTGATTTGAAGTCGAgtttggcagatatttgttctccTTTTTAGCATAAACTCactctcttttgatcaatttcaaatatatcttgatttaagataCTTTACACATTTgcactagaaaacaagacaaaaaaactaCTGAGGGAGAACATCAGTGTTTTTGCAGTTGGATCACAATAAACGATGGGTTACGTAATCCCGGGTTCTTTGATAACAGAGTGAGGTGTTTCACTATGGGAATCGCTTTGGGCATGACCAACTACGGAAGCTCCTATGCCACCACGTCTGTCTTTGACAGACAGGTCGACCTGAGATCAGGCTCCGCCCCCACCTATATTACTCAGGTCGACCCCTATGAAGTCATTAAGAGAGATTTCTTCCCGTTCCTATGCAAGGAGGGAAGTGTTGGTGAAACACCTCACTCTGTCATCAAAGAACCCGGGATTACGTTAAGTAACCCATCGTTCTTTTTCTAACTTCGCTCGGTGTTTCACTATGGGAGATATAGACCACTCCTGGATTGCAACGTACGCTATACCAATCATATGggacttcaattcaattcaattcaagtttatttgtatagcgctttttacaatacaaatcgttacaaagcaactttacagaataattatgtttctacaatatttagtagtagctagtagtttgtgcatttTTCCTGAAACCTGCTGTCCTTTCTACGTACGCACGAAGTGCCCGTACAGGACACAAGGCATTCAACCTCCTATCCTCCGAAGAAGAGAAGGGAGGAGGGTGAAAAGCTGCAAGATCTGTAGTCTGACATCTATATGACGAATCCACTACTTTAGGTACGAAAGCAGGGTTAGGGCGAAAGGAAACCCTTGTAAACCCTATAGAAAACTGCAGACAAGACGGGCTGACCGACAGCGCCTGTAAGTCACTCACCCTCTTAGCTGACACCAGCGCTAACAGTAGTGCTGTCTTAAGAGAGAGAAGCTTTAACCCTATAGCTTCCAACGGCTCAAAAGGGTGTTGAGAAAGAGCCTCTAAGACTGTAGACAAATACCACAATGGGACCATTCGCCTGGCCACTGGCCTCTTACGTCGTGCCCCCTTCATAAATCGACTTATTAAAGGGTGCTGACCTGCTGTCTTGTCACCAAAACCCACATGACAAGCAGATATAGCTGCTAAGTATACCTTTATCGCAGAAAAAGCTTTCCCTTTATCTAGCAGATCCTGCAGGAAACATAATATGTTCCTCACTGAACATTGAAAAGGGACAATATGACTCCGTCCACACCATTCTTCAAAGACTCGCCATTTATTACTATACAGTGAACGAGTGAAAGAGGCTCTTGCACTCTGTATAGTGTGTATGACTGATGGGGGCAGGCCTGCTGCATTTAAATTCCACCTCTCATGGGCCAGGCCCAGAGAGCtatcctgtctgggtgaggatggtagatcacccccccccccccccccccgcttgaGACAGGAGGTCCCTCCGGGGAGGGAGGGGCCACGGCTGACCCGACAGTAGTTTAACTATCTCGGCCACCCAAGGTCTGGATGGCCAACGTGGGGCTATCAGTATCAGCGACAATCCCATTTCCCTCACCCTGGCTAGAGTGGGTAAAATCAGGCTCAGAGGGGGAAATGCATACAGCAGGACATTTGGCCATGGGTGGGCTAAAGCATCCACACCCAATGGTGCATTTCCGTCTGCCAGAGAGAAGTACAGAGGACATTGAGCGTTTTCCTGCGAGGCGAAGAGATCTACGACCGCCTGGCCGTATCtctgccatatctgcttcaccacctggGGATGAAGCTTCCAATCTCCGTACAGGGGATTTCCTCTGGACAATAAATCTGCCCCCCTGTTCAATATCCCTGTAACATGGGTTGCCCTGATGGATAAAAGCCTTATGTCGCACCACACAATCAGCTCTTTTGCCAGCTGGTGCAGCTGAAGAGAGCGCGTGCCTCCCTGTCGGTTGATATAAGCAACCACTGTTGAATTGTCTGTTTTCACTAAAACATGCTGACCCCTGATGAAGCTCAGAAAATGTTTCAGCGCTAGAAACACTGCCAACAATTCCAAGTAATTTATGTGTTTGTGAATTAGCTGAGGAGGCCAAACGCCGTTCACAGCTCTGCCCATCAGAGTCGCTCCCCAGCCCTTCAATGATGCGTCCATCGTCATAGTGACTCTCGACGACACTGCCCCCCCAGGGAATCCCCGATCTGAGGGTCGCAGGGCTTTTCCAATGTCTGAGCGCTCTGACGCACACATAAGTCACTCTCACCTGTCGGTTGAGATGACGCCGAGAACACAGACGCAGATGCGCGACCCAGTGCTGAAAGTCTCTCATTATTAGTAGTCCCAGCCGTACTACAGATATCACTGAAGCCATTAAACCCAGCATTCGTAGGCACAGTCTGAACGGGACAATTTTCCCCGTCTGAAAACGGGAGAGACACTGAGTGAATGACGCGATCCTCCTCTCTGTCAGAGTGACTCGATAAGAGAGGGAGTTTATACTGAGTCCTAGATATTCTGTGTGCTGGGCTGGCTCTAAGCGGCTCTTTTCCCTGTTTATTCTGAATCCCAAGCTGTCGAGATGCAATAACACCATGTCTGCTTCCTTGATTGCTTGCTCTTTCGACAAGGCGCATATCAGATAATCGTCTATGTACGACAGTATTCTTATCCCCTTGTTTCTCAACGGGAAAAGTGCTGCTTTCACACATTTGCTGAATACTCTTGGCGCCAGAGACAGACCAAAGGGCATTGTCTGAAATTCGTAAGCAGTGCCTCGAAATGCAAACCTGAGATACTTCCTGTGAGACGGGTAAACATCTATGTGAAAATACGCGTCTGACAGATCGATCGTCACAAACCAGTCGTTCTGGCGGATGGATCGACAAagtgttttgtgtttgtcaacattttgaatgaatatttCCGTAGGTGCTTGTTTAACACACGGAGATCTAGAATTGGACGCAGAGATGTGCTCCCCTTCTTTGGGATCACAAAGTAACGGGAATAAAAGCCCTGACAGCTCACTTCCTTTGGCACTACTCTGATGGCTCGTTTGTCTAAAAGAGTGTCTATCTCGGCCGTCAGGACGCGAGCTGATTCTCCCCCGGCCACTGAGGCTATTATACCATTGAATCTGGGTGGTTTCATGGCAAATTGAAGCCTGTATCCCCGTGAAATCGTGTTTACAACCCACGAAAGAGCTGCGCATGTGCGCCAACTGAGTTTGCGAGCCGAGAGAGGTCCCCTGTATACTTCCCCAATGCAGGCGCGCTTTGATGACGTCATTACCGTCTCCACGCTGTCCCCTTCTGGAGGCGCGCGCGCTCCCTCCGGTGGAGAGGCTAGGGATACACATCTCAATGTTTGGATATTTTTGCAATCTATCTTTTTAATCAATTTTTAATCAATCCAAAATCTCGCCCTCGGCTGTCTGCCTGGCTGCGATagtgaaacatttattttgtttaatgagtTGGGGGAGCATATTGCCCTCAGCCTGTGGCCTGGATGcgataatgcattttttattaaacattcccCTGAACTGATGGGCATTTGAAAACCCCGTGTGAGTGCTTGGTGACACTGGAGAACATTTCGAACTTGATTGCTTATAGCTGGAGCCCTTACTGAACTGAGAACAACAGGGCTGCACCCCCTCTTTCTCTTTGCGGGCGGAGAGAGAAGTGAAGGGGAACATTCGCGTGTCAGGTCGCACGCTTTTTCTTCCGATCCTCGGGGTGGGGTGGGCGGTTTCTCGCCGCCGCGGCCGCAAATGAATGTTTCCCCCAGGGTCCGGAGCCATCAGATCTCGGACGATAGCCAGATTGCTGTCCGCTGGGAGGTGGTCTCACACTCCTAGCTCCCGTCTGTCTTCCTCTCGCCACAGCGGCTGCTGCAAAACCTTGCCGTGCTGGCTGAGAGGGTGGTCACGGTGTTTGCTTGCGCGGTAAACAGAGGTTAAAAGCCTCGTCCTCCTGTTTCCTGAGGGTGCTGGTTTCTCTC
Above is a window of Carassius carassius chromosome 4, fCarCar2.1, whole genome shotgun sequence DNA encoding:
- the LOC132131953 gene encoding uncharacterized protein LOC132131953; the encoded protein is MVLLHLDSLGFRINREKSRLEPAQHTEYLGLSINSLSYRVTLTERRIASFTQCLSRFQTGKIVPFRLCLRMLGLMASVISVVRLGLLIMRDFQHWVAHLRLCSRRHLNRQVRVTYVCVRALRHWKSPATLRSGIPWGGSVVESHYDDGRIIEGLGSDSDGQSCERRLASSANSQTHKLLGIVGSVSSAETFSELHQGSACFSENRQFNSGCLYQPTGRHALSSAAPAGKRADCVVRHKAFIHQGNPCYRDIEQGGRFIVQRKSPVRRLEASSPGGEADMAEIRPGGRRSLRLAGKRSMSSVLLSGRRKCTIGCGCFSPPMAKCPAVCISPSEPDFTHSSQGEGNGIVADTDSPTLAIQTLGGRDS